A region from the Bacillus alveayuensis genome encodes:
- a CDS encoding S4 domain protein YaaA (product_source=TIGR02988; cath_funfam=3.10.290.10; cog=COG2501; pfam=PF13275; superfamily=55174; tigrfam=TIGR02988) yields MEKVVKIETETITLGQFLKLADVIQTGGMAKWFLREHEVYVNDEPENRRGRKLKDGDVVIIPGMATLVVKR; encoded by the coding sequence GGAAAAGGTTGTTAAAATTGAAACGGAAACCATTACGCTAGGTCAATTTTTAAAGCTTGCCGATGTGATACAAACGGGTGGAATGGCAAAGTGGTTTTTACGAGAACATGAGGTATATGTCAATGACGAGCCAGAAAATCGCCGTGGTCGTAAATTAAAAGATGGTGATGTTGTCATAATTCCTGGTATGGCAACTCTTGTTGTCAAACGATAA
- a CDS encoding DNA replication and repair protein RecF (product_source=KO:K03629; cath_funfam=3.40.50.300; cog=COG1195; ko=KO:K03629; pfam=PF02463; superfamily=52540; tigrfam=TIGR00611), whose amino-acid sequence MFIKELKLKNYRNYNHLEAVFENKVNVIIGENAQGKTNVMEAIYVLAMAKSHRTSNDKELIRWDEEYAKIEGRVEKNNRTVNLQLIVSKKGKKAKLNHIEQQKLSHYVGHMNIIMFAPEDLNLVKGSPQVRRRFIDMEIGQVSPIYLHELSKYQKIMQQRNHYLKQMQMKKQVNHHMLDVLTSQLSEAAAKIVLKRLEFINQLEKWAKPIHSGISRGLEELKIKYKPSVDVSDSQELSKIIEVYYEKFAKIKEKEMERGTTLVGPHRDDLIFYVNNRDVQTYGSQGQQRTTALSIKLAEIDLIHEEIGEYPILLLDDVLSELDDYRQSHLLNTIQGKVQTFVTTTSVDGIDHKTLNEAALFCVRAGQFG is encoded by the coding sequence TTGTTTATCAAAGAATTAAAGCTGAAAAATTACCGTAATTATAATCATTTAGAAGCGGTTTTTGAAAACAAAGTAAATGTCATCATTGGAGAAAATGCCCAAGGGAAAACAAATGTCATGGAAGCGATTTATGTTCTTGCCATGGCCAAATCGCATCGAACGTCAAATGATAAAGAGCTTATCCGATGGGATGAAGAGTATGCTAAAATAGAAGGTAGAGTGGAAAAAAATAATCGTACGGTCAATTTGCAGTTAATCGTTTCGAAAAAAGGAAAAAAGGCGAAACTAAACCACATTGAACAACAAAAGTTGAGCCATTATGTTGGCCACATGAATATTATCATGTTTGCACCAGAGGATTTAAATTTAGTCAAGGGAAGCCCACAAGTCCGCAGGCGCTTTATTGATATGGAAATAGGCCAGGTTTCACCTATTTATTTACATGAACTGAGTAAATATCAAAAAATTATGCAACAACGTAACCATTATTTAAAGCAAATGCAAATGAAAAAACAAGTGAATCATCATATGCTGGACGTTTTAACTTCACAATTAAGTGAAGCGGCTGCCAAAATTGTGTTAAAACGCCTTGAATTTATAAATCAATTAGAAAAATGGGCTAAGCCTATTCATTCAGGAATTAGCAGAGGATTAGAAGAGCTAAAAATTAAGTATAAACCGTCAGTTGACGTATCAGATAGCCAAGAGTTGTCGAAAATAATAGAAGTATACTATGAGAAGTTTGCTAAAATAAAAGAGAAAGAAATGGAACGAGGAACAACGTTAGTTGGCCCTCATCGAGATGATTTAATTTTCTACGTTAATAACCGTGATGTTCAAACTTACGGTTCACAAGGACAGCAACGTACAACAGCGTTATCCATAAAATTAGCTGAAATCGATCTTATTCATGAAGAAATTGGAGAATATCCAATTTTATTGTTAGATGATGTTTTATCTGAATTGGATGATTATCGGCAATCTCATTTATTAAATACAATTCAAGGCAAGGTTCAAACATTTGTAACAACGACAAGTGTTGATGGAATAGATCATAAAACGTTAAACGAGGCTGCTCTTTTTTGCGTTCGAGCTGGACAGTTTGGCTAA
- a CDS encoding regulator of extracellular matrix RemA (YlzA/DUF370 family) (product_source=COG2052; cath_funfam=2.130.10.30; cog=COG2052; pfam=PF04025) has product MYIHIGVNHVVLSREIVMIFDYKGTSSPIMEEYLKKNKSKIVQLANGETKSIIITDHTIFFSPLASSTLKKRAQYLYL; this is encoded by the coding sequence TTGTATATTCATATTGGTGTCAATCATGTGGTTCTTTCACGAGAAATCGTGATGATATTTGATTATAAAGGTACTTCATCCCCGATTATGGAGGAGTATTTAAAAAAGAATAAAAGTAAAATTGTTCAGCTGGCCAATGGTGAAACAAAGTCGATCATCATTACCGACCATACAATCTTTTTTTCACCGTTAGCTTCCAGCACATTAAAAAAACGAGCACAATATCTTTATTTATAG